In the Telopea speciosissima isolate NSW1024214 ecotype Mountain lineage chromosome 2, Tspe_v1, whole genome shotgun sequence genome, one interval contains:
- the LOC122650351 gene encoding adenine nucleotide transporter BT1, chloroplastic/mitochondrial: MSGLRLQAVEDKRDGFFSSAGIGLQWGLQEGSFHPGGLFASVGQMGMGFGISPNSPNSRDNGLKLPCTDLYLKYVSSPESGFRIVGIPPETVVGEAEEALEGLKKKKKGGLKLKLKIRNPSLRRLISGAIAGAVSRTAVAPLETIRTHLMVGSSGHSTTEVFHTIMNTDGWKGLFRGNLVNVIRVAPSKAIELFAYDTVRKNLTPKPGEQPIIPIPASLVAGAVAGVSSTLCTYPLELIKTRLTIQRGVYENLLDAFLKILREEGPAELYRGLTPSLIGVVPYAASNYFAYDTLRKAYREVFKQEEIGNIATLLIGSAAGAIASSATFPLEVARKKMQVGALSGRQVYKDVFHALSSTLEQEGLGGLYKGLGPSCMKLVPAAGISFMCYEACKRILVDKEEDA; the protein is encoded by the exons ATGTCTGGACTAAGATTACAAGCCGTCGAAGATAAAAGAGATGGGTTCTTTTCCAGTGCTGGGATTGGCTTACAATGGGGTCTCCAAGAGGGTTCTTTTCACCCAGGAGGTCTATTTGCCAGCGTCGGTCAGATGGGAATGGGTTTTGGTATTTCGCCTAATTCTCCGAATTCGAGAGACAATGGTTTGAAGCTTCCATGCACAGACTTGTATTTGAAGTATGTATCGTCACCGGAATCCGGTTTCAGGATTGTGGGGATTCCGCCGGAGACGGTGGTGGGTGAGGCTGAGGAAGCattggaagggttgaagaagaagaagaagggaggtcTTAAGCTTAAGTTGAAAATAAGGAATCCTTCTCTGAGGAGGTTGATCAGTGGGGCGATTGCTGGTGCTGTGTCGAGGACTGCTGTGGCTCCTTTGGAGACGATAAGGACTCATCTAATGGTGGGGAGCAGTGGGCATTCAACCACTGAAGTCTTCCATACCATCATGAACACTGATGGATGGAAGGGCTTgtttaggggtaatttggtgAACGTGATTCGGGTTGCTCCAAGCAAGGCCATTGAG TTATTTGCTTATGATACAGTTAGGAAAAACTTGACGCCCAAACCTGGAGAGCAGCCTATAATCCCTATCCCAGCCTCATTGGTTGCAGGAGCTGTTGCCGGAGTTAGCTCAACCTTGTGTACCTATCCTCTTGAGCTAATCAAGACTCGTTTAACCATACAG AGAGGTGTGTATGAGAACCTGTTAGATGCATTCCTGAAAATCTTGCGAGAGGAGGGACCTGCAGAGCTATACAGGGGTCTCACTCCAAGTCTTATTGGAGTAGTCCCTTACGCTGCTAGCAATTACTTTGCTTATGATACATTACGAAAAGCTTACCGGGAGGTCTTCAAGCAGGAGGAAATTGGTAACATTGCGACCCTTCTGATTGGATCAGCAGCTGGTGCAATTGCAAGCAGTGCAACTTTCCCTCTTGAGGTGGCTCGCAAGAAAATGCAGGTGGGGGCTCTCAGCGGCAGGCAGGTCTACAAGGATGTATTTCATGCTCTGTCAAGCACACTTGAACAGGAAGGGCTCGGAGGTCTTTATAAAGGTTTGGGTCCGAGCTGCATGAAGTTGGTCCCTGCTGCTGGGATTTCATTCATGTGCTATGAGGCATGCAAGAGGATATTGGTTGATAAGGAGGAGGATGCATAA
- the LOC122650352 gene encoding chaperone protein dnaJ 49-like, with amino-acid sequence MDGNKDEALKCLKIGQEALELGDRTRALKFITKARRLDPTLPVDDLLSKLEGKSGDAPAPDSSSPNGVFPEEAKPPANSSVRHRGSSNGSSSTSSVSYTEEQISIVRQIKRKKEYYDILGVEKECSVEDVRKAYRKLSLKVHPDKNKAPGAEEAFKAVSKAFQCLSDEESRKRYDLVGSDEAVYDRPAARRAPQGFNGFYEADVDAEEIFRNFFFGGMPRATTQFGGFTFGTGTGPSVHTADHGSGNFNIRALLQLLPILLLLLLNFLPSSDPIYALSQSYAYEHRFVTQKGVNYFVRTAKFDQEYPPNSPGRVEIEQQVERTYRSSLSQYCQVELQRRQWGFTIETPHCDRLREFQAMA; translated from the coding sequence ATGGACGGGAACAAAGACGAGGCTTTGAAGTGCCTGAAAATTGGACAAGAAGCTCTGGAACTCGGTGATCGAACTCGTGCGCTGAAATTTATCACGAAAGCTCGCCGGTTGGATCCGACTCTTCCTGTTGATGATCTCTTATCGAAGCTAGAAGGTAAATCTGGTGATGCTCCGGCTCCggattcatcttccccaaatggtgtTTTCCCGGAAGAAGCAAAGCCTCCGGCTAATTCTTCGGTTAGGCATAGAGGCTCTTCAAACGGGTCTTCGTCGACTTCTTCTGTGTCATACACAGAGGAGCAGATCTCGATAGTCAGACAgataaagaggaagaaggaataCTATGATATTTTGGGGGTAGAAAAAGAATGCTCTGTTGAAGACGTCAGGAAGGCATATCGGAAACTGTCTCTGAAAGTTCATCCTGATAAAAACAAAGCTCCTGGTGCTGAGGAAGCATTTAAGGCGGTTTCAAAAGCATTTCAGTGCCTTAGTGATGAAGAGAGCAGGAAAAGGTATGATCTTGTTGGTTCGGATGAAGCCGTGTATGATAGACCCGCAGCTAGGCGAGCACCACAAGGTTTCAACGGTTTCTATGAGGCAGACGTCGATGCAGAGGAGATCTTCAGGAATTTCTTCTTTGGTGGGATGCCTCGGGCAACCACCCAGTTTGGTGGGTTTACTTTTGGTACCGGCACGGGACCAAGTGTACACACGGCCGATCACGGCTCTGGAAACTTCAATATCAGGGCGCTTCTTCAGTTACTGCCCATTCTTCTCCTGCTTCTGCTGAACTTCCTCCCATCTTCAGACCCCATTTATGCTCTATCCCAGTCTTACGCTTATGAACACCGGTTTGTCACTCAAAAGGGTGTCAATTATTTTGTTAGGACGGCAAAATTTGATCAAGAGTACCCTCCTAATAGCCCAGGACGTGTGGAGATAGAACAACAAGTTGAGAGAACCTACAGGTCGAGTCTTTCTCAATATTGCCAAGTTGAGTTGCAGCGGCGCCAGTGGGGTTTCACGATTGAGACACCACATTGTGACAGGTTGAGAGAGTTTCAGGCAATGGCTTGA